The window GATCTCTCGCCTGCCCGTCACCCGGACCTGCTGCAGGAAGGCCGAGGTCTCGGCGATCCTCCGGTTCGCCGGTGGTCTGCACCTGGTGAGCGGCCGCATCGTCATCGAGGCGGAGCTGGACACGGGGGTCGCCGCCCGGAGACTGCGCAAGGACATCCTGGAGATCTTCGGCCATTCCTCGGACCTCGTCGTGATGGCTCCCGGCGGACTGCGCCGCGGCAGCCGCTTCGTCGTGCGCGTCGTCGCCGGCGGGGACCAGCTGGCACGCCAGACGGGCCTCGTGGACGGCCGGGGACGCCCCATCCGGGGCCTCCCGCCCCAGGTGGTCTCCGGGGCCACCTGCGATGCGGAGGCGGCCTGGCGCGGTGCCTTCCTGGCCCACGGCTCCCTCACCGAGCCGGGTCGGTCGTCCTCCCTGGAGGTCACCTGCCCCGGTCCGGAGGCCGCCCTGGCCCTGGTGGGCGCCGCCCGCAGGCTCTCCATCGCCGCCAAGGCGCGCGAGGTGCGCGGTGTCGACCGGGTCGTCGTCCGCGACGGCGACGCGATCGGGGCCCTGCTCACCCGGCTGGGCGCGCACGACTCGGTACTGGCCTGGGAGGAGCGGCGGATGCGCCGCGAGGTCCGCGCCACCGCCAACCGCCTGGCCAACTTCGACGACGCCAACCTGCGCCGCTCCGCCCGCGCCGCGGTGGCCGCCGGAGCCCGGGTGCAGCGCGCGCTGGAGATCCTCGGCGAGGAGGTCCCCGAGCACCTCGCGGCCGCCGGCCGGCTGCGCATGGAGCACAAGCAGGCCTCCCTGGAGGAGCTGGGCGCGCTCGCCGACCCGCCGCTGACCAAGGACGCGGTCGCCGGCCGGATCCGTCGCCTGCTGGCGATGGCCGACAAGCGGGCCCAGGACCTGGGCGTCCCGGGCACCGAGTCGAACCTCGACCTCAGTGAGGAACTGGCCGACAACATGGCCGGCTGACCCTCGCGACGACGCGAGATCCCACCGTGGCCCCGGGTGCCCGCACGAGTGAATCGTGCGGGCACCTTTCGGCACGCCCCATTGACATGCGCATGGGCGGTCGTGAGCCTGTCGTCCGAACGCTTTCGTGGCAGACGACGCCCAGGGGGGCACATGAGGCACCGCGCGAGATCGATCCTCGCCGCAAGCGCACTCGTCTTCGGAACCACACTGGCCGCACTGCCCGTCGCGGCCCAGGCGCAGCCCACCGCGGAGGACGGATCCGCCGCCTCCGACGAGGTGCGGGTCTACGACGCGGACATCACCCGCGAACAGGTCCCGCTGGTCCTCGCCGCCGGCCAGGACGCCCACGAACTCGCCGAACGGGCGCCCGAGCACGGGACCGCCAAGGTCGAGTTGTTCCTGACCGCCGGCCAGGCGAAGGAACTCGCGGCCCGCGGCGTGAAGCCGGTCGAGCGCAGGATCGCCGCCGGCGCGACGGCCCGCGCGAAGGCCGCCGGCGACGGGGTGTTCCGCCCGTACAGCGGAAAGGGCGGCCTCCAGGAGGAGATCCTCCGCACCGCGCAGGAGAACCCGGCGCTCACCAAGGTCGTCTCCATCGGCAAGACCGTCCAGGGCAAGGACATCCTCGCCCTCAAGGTCACCAAGAACGCCAAGAAGGCCAAGGACGGCGACAAGCCCGCCGTCCTGTACATGTCGAACCAGCACGCCCGCGAGTGGATCACCCCCGAGATGACCCGGCGGCTGATGCACCAGACCCTCGACGGCTACGGCAAGGACGCCCGGATCACCAGGCTGGTCGACAACACCGAGCTGTGGTTCCTGCTCTCCGCCAACCCGGACGGCTACGACCACACCTTCACCGCCGACTCCGCCCGCCTGTGGCGCAAGAACCTGCACGACAACAACGGCGACGGAAAGATCACGGCCGGCGACGGCGTCGACCTCAACCGCAACTTCCCCTACAAGTGGGGCTACGACAACGAGGGTTCCTCGCCGAACGAGGCGAGCGAGACCTACCGCGGCCCCAAGGCCGGCTCCGAGCCCGAGACCGCGGCGCTCGACCGGTTCGAGAAGCGCATCGGCTTCGAGTACGCCATCAACTACCACTCCGCGTCCGAACTGCTCCTCTACGGAGTCGGCTGGCAGGTGGCCACCCCGACCCCCGACGACGTCGCCTACAAGGCGCTCGCCGGGACCCCCGAGAACCCTGCCGTCCCCGGCTACTATCCACAGCTCTCCTCCGAGCTGTACACCACGAACGGCGAGGCCGACGGACACGCCGGCAACGTCAACGGCGTCATGATGTTCACGCCGGAGATGACCACCTGTCAGACGGCCGCCGCGAGCGACCCGAACGACCGGTGGAAGCCCGAGGACTGCGCCTCCGGATTCAACTTCCCGGACGACGAGAAGCTGATCCAGGCCGAGTTCGCCAAGAACGTCCCCTTCGCGCTCGCCGTCGGCGAGAGCGCCGCGCGCCCCGACCAGCCGGCCTCCTCCGTCGGGCTGAAGGCCGCCGACTTCACCGTGGACCCGTTCGCCACGTCCTACGTCGCCCGCGGCGAGGACCAGACGGTGGCCGTCACCGCCCGCAAGGCGCTCAAGGACAAGGAACTCAACTTCCGGATCAACGGCGGCCGCACCCACGACGAGGGACTCAATGCCTGGAAGGGCGGCGAGACCTACGGCGGCGAGGACAACAACTGGTTCGACGAGTACCGGGCCAAGGTCGACGGCGCCAGGCCCGGCGACAAGGTCGAGGTCTGGTTCACCGGCCGCGACCGCTCCGGCAAGCGGGTCTCCAGCGAGCACTTCACGTACACCGTGGCCGAGCGGCCCCGGGCGGACGTCCTGGTGATCGCCGAGGAGGGCGCCCCGGCACAGCACGCGCGGACGTACGTCGACGCGCTGCGCGCCAACGGGCGGTCCGCCGCCGTCTGGGACGTCGCCGTCCAGGGCACCCCGCACCCCCTCGGAGTCCTCTCGCACTTCCGCACGGCCGTCCACTACACGGGAGCCAAGAGCCCCGGCGGTGACACCCAGCTGGCGATCCGCGACTTCCTCAACGAGGGCGGCAAGCTGATCGAGGCCGGCGAACTGGCCGGCGGCAACGCCCAGGTCGGCCCCGCCGTCACCAACGACTTCAGCCAGTACTGGCTCGGCGCCTACGGCCGGGCCGGCGTGAGCGCCCCCACCGGCTTCACCGGAGCCGGCGGCCTCGCCGGGGCCACGGGCGGCCTCGGGGACGCGGCGGGCAACCCGCTGAACGCGCCAGGCTCCTACACCGTCACCTCGGACACCCTGCCGGCCGCGCAGTTCCCGCGGTTCAAGAGCGCCCAGGCGGGCCAGTACGCCGGGGTCGTCAACCCGTACGCCCCCTACGCCGGCGCCGGCATGGCCTCGGCCCTGCACACCGACGACGACTGGAAGCGGCTGACCCGGACCGTGGACCTCACCAAGGTCTCCGCCGCCGACAAGCCAGCCCTGCGCATGGCCCTGAACTGGAACACCGAGGAGGGCTACGACCACGCCGCCCTGGAGGCCCGCACGGCCGGCGGCGAGGACTGGACGACCCTGCCCGAGGCGAACGGCCTGACCAGCGCAGCGGTCCCGACCGAGTGCGAGGGAGGGTTCCTGCTGAACGGCCACCCGTTCCTGCGCCACTACCTGACGCTCGACGGCGGCGGCTGCGCCCCGCAGGGCACCAGCGGGGCCTGGAACAGCTTCACCGGATCCTCCGGCGGCTGGAAGCAGGTCTCCTTCGACCTGAGCGCGTACGCCGGCAAGACCGTCGAGGTCTCGCTGTCCTACGTCACCGACCCGGGATCGGGCGGCCGCGGCGTCTTCGCGGACGAGGCGCGGCTGAACGTGGCCGGAGCCGACCAGGCCGTCGAGGGCTTCGAGACCTCGCTGGGCGCCTGGGGCGCCGGGCCCGCACCTGCCGGAAGCCCCGACGTTCCGGGCGATTGGTCCCGGTCCGGGGAGCTGTTCACGTCCTACGCGGCGGTGACTACGCGTGACACCGTTCTGGTCGGTTTCGGCCTGGAACACCTGCCGACCGCGAAGGACCGAGCCGTACTCGTCGGTAAGGCGCTCCGTTCACTGAACCACTGAGCCGCACCCCTCCCGACGCTCACCGTGAGTGACGGGGGCGAAGGTCCCGGAGGTCCCGCGCCGGCGCTTGCGGTGCAGGACCTCCCTGGCGGACAAGGGTGTGTCAGTCCCCGGCCGATGTCACTCCGAAGCTCACGGAGAGGTAGGGTCGTAAGCGGTCGGGGACATCCCATACAGCTCGCCGGCGGACAGGCCGGCGCACCAACGAGGAGATCGGTTCGTGACGATCCGCGTAGGCATCAACGGTTTTGGCCGAATTGGCCGCAACTACTTCCGTGCGCTCCTGGAGCAGGGAGCGGACATCGAGATCGTCGGTGTCAACGACCTGACTGACAATTCCACCCTGGTGCACCTGCTCAAGTACGACACCATCCTGGGCCGCCTCAAGCACGAGGTCTCCCACACCGCCGACACCATCACGGTGGGCGGCAACACCTTCAAGACCTTCGCCGAGCGCGACCCCGCGAACCTCCCCTGGGGCGAGCTGGGTGCCGACATCGTCATCGAGTCGACCGGCATCTTCACGAAGAAGGCCGACGCCGCCAAGCACATCGCGGCCGGCGCGAAGAAGGTCCTCATCTCGGCTCCGGCCAAGGACGAGGACATCACGATCGTGATGGGCGTCAACCAGGACAAGTACGACGCGGCCAACCACCACGTCATCTCCAACGCCTCCTGCACCACCAACTGTGTGGCGCCGATGGCCAAGGTTCTCCTGGAGAACTTCGGCATCGTCAAGGGCATGATGACGACGGTCCACGCGTACACGAACGACCAGCGCATCCTGGACTTCCCGCACTCGGACCTGCGTCGCGCCCGCGCCGCCGCCGAGAACATCATCCCGACCACCACCGGTGCCGCCAAGGCCACCGCGCTGGTCATCCCGGAGCTGGCGGGCAAGCTCGACGGCATCGCGATGCGCGTCCCGGTCCCCACCGGTTCCGTGACCGACCTGGTCATCGAGCTGGAGCGCGAGGTCACCAAGGACGAGGTCAACGCCGCGTTCCAGAAGGCCTCCGAGGGTCAGCTCAAGGGCATCCTGGACTACACCGAGGACGCGATCGTCTCCTCCGACATCGTGAACTGGCCGTACTCCTGCACCTTCGACTCCTCCCTGACCATGGTTCAGGGCAAGCAGGTCAAGGTCATCGGCTGGT of the Streptomyces sp. NBC_01426 genome contains:
- the gap gene encoding type I glyceraldehyde-3-phosphate dehydrogenase: MTIRVGINGFGRIGRNYFRALLEQGADIEIVGVNDLTDNSTLVHLLKYDTILGRLKHEVSHTADTITVGGNTFKTFAERDPANLPWGELGADIVIESTGIFTKKADAAKHIAAGAKKVLISAPAKDEDITIVMGVNQDKYDAANHHVISNASCTTNCVAPMAKVLLENFGIVKGMMTTVHAYTNDQRILDFPHSDLRRARAAAENIIPTTTGAAKATALVIPELAGKLDGIAMRVPVPTGSVTDLVIELEREVTKDEVNAAFQKASEGQLKGILDYTEDAIVSSDIVNWPYSCTFDSSLTMVQGKQVKVIGWYDNEWGYSNRLVDLTVFVGERL
- the whiA gene encoding DNA-binding protein WhiA; this encodes MAMTPAVKDEISRLPVTRTCCRKAEVSAILRFAGGLHLVSGRIVIEAELDTGVAARRLRKDILEIFGHSSDLVVMAPGGLRRGSRFVVRVVAGGDQLARQTGLVDGRGRPIRGLPPQVVSGATCDAEAAWRGAFLAHGSLTEPGRSSSLEVTCPGPEAALALVGAARRLSIAAKAREVRGVDRVVVRDGDAIGALLTRLGAHDSVLAWEERRMRREVRATANRLANFDDANLRRSARAAVAAGARVQRALEILGEEVPEHLAAAGRLRMEHKQASLEELGALADPPLTKDAVAGRIRRLLAMADKRAQDLGVPGTESNLDLSEELADNMAG
- a CDS encoding M14 family metallopeptidase, producing the protein MRHRARSILAASALVFGTTLAALPVAAQAQPTAEDGSAASDEVRVYDADITREQVPLVLAAGQDAHELAERAPEHGTAKVELFLTAGQAKELAARGVKPVERRIAAGATARAKAAGDGVFRPYSGKGGLQEEILRTAQENPALTKVVSIGKTVQGKDILALKVTKNAKKAKDGDKPAVLYMSNQHAREWITPEMTRRLMHQTLDGYGKDARITRLVDNTELWFLLSANPDGYDHTFTADSARLWRKNLHDNNGDGKITAGDGVDLNRNFPYKWGYDNEGSSPNEASETYRGPKAGSEPETAALDRFEKRIGFEYAINYHSASELLLYGVGWQVATPTPDDVAYKALAGTPENPAVPGYYPQLSSELYTTNGEADGHAGNVNGVMMFTPEMTTCQTAAASDPNDRWKPEDCASGFNFPDDEKLIQAEFAKNVPFALAVGESAARPDQPASSVGLKAADFTVDPFATSYVARGEDQTVAVTARKALKDKELNFRINGGRTHDEGLNAWKGGETYGGEDNNWFDEYRAKVDGARPGDKVEVWFTGRDRSGKRVSSEHFTYTVAERPRADVLVIAEEGAPAQHARTYVDALRANGRSAAVWDVAVQGTPHPLGVLSHFRTAVHYTGAKSPGGDTQLAIRDFLNEGGKLIEAGELAGGNAQVGPAVTNDFSQYWLGAYGRAGVSAPTGFTGAGGLAGATGGLGDAAGNPLNAPGSYTVTSDTLPAAQFPRFKSAQAGQYAGVVNPYAPYAGAGMASALHTDDDWKRLTRTVDLTKVSAADKPALRMALNWNTEEGYDHAALEARTAGGEDWTTLPEANGLTSAAVPTECEGGFLLNGHPFLRHYLTLDGGGCAPQGTSGAWNSFTGSSGGWKQVSFDLSAYAGKTVEVSLSYVTDPGSGGRGVFADEARLNVAGADQAVEGFETSLGAWGAGPAPAGSPDVPGDWSRSGELFTSYAAVTTRDTVLVGFGLEHLPTAKDRAVLVGKALRSLNH